A single genomic interval of Camelina sativa cultivar DH55 chromosome 11, Cs, whole genome shotgun sequence harbors:
- the LOC104723334 gene encoding GATA transcription factor 26 isoform X1 produces MGKQGPCYHCGVTNTPLWRNGPPEKPVLCNACGSRWRTKGTLVNYTPLHSRADGDESDDHHRFQRMKSISLSFKNKETKMLKRKAIQDNNIVIKRPALEFNYGLKKAVIEEDASNRSSSGSAVSNSESCAQFSSADGSELTGPSQSNAWDTTVPCKRRTCVGRPKSSSVEKLTKDLYNILQEQQSSCLSVSSEEDLLFENEMSMVSVEIGHGSILMKNPHSFAREEESESSSLSSIENKSSISEAYSHSVKRVEIGAERGSYYGGQAIKQEQFRRTKSQTERVHVLGSHGSPLCSIDLKDVFNFDEFIKQFTEEEQKKLMKLLPQIDSDNLPDSLRMMFESAQFKDNFSLFQQLIADGVFDMSSSSGAKPEDIRTFKKLALTDLNKSTLVESYYLLKERVKETGNCVATTSKSSNPNVHKNIVTIKRRCEDQTQLKSESRGLMRSPKRVIKMKASHESKVLTENNVSCFNPRSLASVFAQEGGGSAVFGYEGNCSSDQDLLLLDLPSNGSFPQAELLHQI; encoded by the exons aTGGGAAAGCAAGGACCTTGCTACCACTGTGGAGTTACAA ACACACCTCTGTGGCGAAACGGGCCACCCGAGAAGCCGGTATTGTGCAATGCTTGTGGATCGCGTTGGAGAACAAAGGGAACACTTGTGAACTATACACCTCTTCATTCTCGTGCTGATGGTGACGAGAGTGATGATCACCACAGGTTTCAAAGAATGAAGAGCATTTCTTTAAGCTTTAAGAACAAAGAGACAAAGATGCTCAAGCGGAAAGCAATTCAAGATAACAACATCGTTATTAAAAGACCTGCCTTGGAATTCAATTATGGTTTGAAGAAGGCTGTGATAGAGGAGGATGCTAGTAATAGATCGAGTTCTGGTTCGGCTGTATCTAACTCTGAGAGCTGTGCACAGTTTAGCAGTGCAGATGGGAGTGAGTTAACAG gtcCATCTCAATCTAATGCGTGGGACACAACTGTTCCTTGTAAGAGGAGGACGTGTGTGGGCCGTCCAAAGTCCTCTTCTGTTGAAAAGCTGACAAAGGACCTTTACAATATTCTACAAGAGCAGCAATCGTCGTGTCTCTCAGTTTCATCAGAGGAAGATCTTCTTTTTGAGAATGAAATGTCAATGGTCTCTGTTGAGATTGGACATGGGAGTATTCTGATGAAGAATCCCCACTCGTTTGCTCGAGAAGAGGAGTCTGAATCCAGCTCACTCTCTTCTATTGAGAACAAGTCTTCCATCAGTGAAGCATACTCACATTCCGTGAAGCGTGTTGAGATTGGAGCAGAGAGAGGTTCATATTATGGTGGACAAGCAATAAAGCAAGAACAATTCAGGAG AACCAAGTCTCAAACTGAAAGAGTGCATGTCCTGGGGAGCCATGGTTCACCACTTTGTAGCATAGATTTGAAG gatgttttcaactttgatgAGTTCATCAAACAATTcacagaggaagaacaaaagaaactgATGAAATTGCTTCCTCAGATTGACTCTGATAACCTTCCTGATAG CCTCAGAATGATGTTTGAAAGTGCTCAGTTCAAGGACAACTTCTCTTTGTTTCAACAGCTCATTGCTGATGGTGTCTTTGatatgtcttcttcctctgggGCAAAACCTGAAGACATCAGGACTTTTAAAAAGCTTGCTTTGACTGATTTGAACAAATCTACTTTGGTGGAAAGCTATTACCTCCTCAAG GAACGAGTAAAAGAGACCGGGAATTGTGTTGCTACAACTTCAAAAAGCTCAAACCCAAATGTACATAAGAATATTGTAACCATTAAGAGGCGATGTGAAGACCAAACCCAATTAAAGTCAG AGTCAAGGGGGCTAATGAGGAGCCCCAAAAGGGTTATAAAGATGAAAGCAAGCCATGAAAGCAAAGTTTTGACAGAGAACAATGTCTCATGCTTCAACCCAAGAAGCTTGGCTTCTGTGTTTGCACAAGAAGGTGGTGGCTCTGCAGTGTTTGGCTATGAAGGTAATTGCAGTTCCGATCAAGATCTCCTTCTTCTGGACTTGCCATCAAACGGTTCTTTTCCTCAAGCAGAGCTGCTTCACCAAATTTAA
- the LOC104723336 gene encoding uncharacterized protein LOC104723336 isoform X1: MEESGGRISSNGVVMKKERLGFSNGGIKFENPFAFKALQIFTGFGVGCGVGIGSGAPLNLGSIPMVGEVMRSARGATDVFSGATHHVNNALRKLGARNIKAGIGCGVGFGHGFGVGIAVKPSAIHKLQASIMETASNVMTKLGRTSETTSSQTEDEDQVSRSVTGHKKHVDTDTSSKKKASSTDSRTFGTRTEKVINSFLDNPILKQQDTTAEERQVTQLESESLMLQMVLKHQKLIDEVMEENEKLRRIIIEDLKVSPEKLKLVSPYNDETPPCKDCFECRRKQRRNRRRKL; the protein is encoded by the exons ATGGAAGAAAGCGGCGGAAGGATCAGCAGCAATGGTGTGGTGATGAAGAAGgaaagattagggttttcgaatGGGGGAATTAAATTTGAGAATCCTTTTGCTTTCAAAGCTCTTCAAATCTTCACGGGATTTGGCGTTGGTTGTGGAGTTGGCATCGGCAGTGGAGCACCTTTGAATCTCg GTAGTATTCCAATGGTGGGGGAAGTTATGCGTTCAGCTAGAGGAGCAACCGATGTATTTTCAGGGGCCACGCACCACGTGAATAACGCT TTGAGGAAGCTGGGAGCTAGGAACATTAAAGCAGGTATTGGCTGTGGAGTTGGCTTTGGTCATGGTTTTGGAGTTG GCATCGCAGTGAAACCAAGTGCAATACACAAACTGCAAGCTTCTATTATG GAAACTGCATCCAACGTAATGACTAAACTTGGAAGAACGAGTGAAACCACCTCAAGTCAAACTGAAGACGAAGACCAGGTGTCTCGATCTGTAACCGGTCACAAGAAACATGTGGACACAGATACATCTTCCAAGAAAAAGGCTTCCTCTACTGATTCAAGAACGTTTGGTACTCGAACTGAGAAAGTGATTAACAGTTTTCTCGACAACCCGATTCTGAAACAACAGGACACAACTGCTGAAGAACGACAG GTCACACAACTAGAATCAGAGAGCTTAATGCTTCAAATG GTGCTGAAACATCAGAAACTCATTGATGAAGTAATGGAAGAGAACGAAAAGCTTCGAAGGATAATCATAGAAGATCTCAAAGTTTCACCCGAAAAACTCAAATTAGTTTCTCCTTACAATGACGAAACACCACCATGCAAAGATTGCTTTGAGTGTCgtagaaaacagagaagaaatagaagaagaaagctgtAA
- the LOC104723336 gene encoding uncharacterized protein LOC104723336 isoform X2, which yields MEESGGRISSNGVVMKKERLGFSNGGIKFENPFAFKALQIFTGFGVGCGVGIGSGAPLNLGSIPMVGEVMRSARGATDVFSGATHHVNNALRKLGARNIKAGIAVKPSAIHKLQASIMETASNVMTKLGRTSETTSSQTEDEDQVSRSVTGHKKHVDTDTSSKKKASSTDSRTFGTRTEKVINSFLDNPILKQQDTTAEERQVTQLESESLMLQMVLKHQKLIDEVMEENEKLRRIIIEDLKVSPEKLKLVSPYNDETPPCKDCFECRRKQRRNRRRKL from the exons ATGGAAGAAAGCGGCGGAAGGATCAGCAGCAATGGTGTGGTGATGAAGAAGgaaagattagggttttcgaatGGGGGAATTAAATTTGAGAATCCTTTTGCTTTCAAAGCTCTTCAAATCTTCACGGGATTTGGCGTTGGTTGTGGAGTTGGCATCGGCAGTGGAGCACCTTTGAATCTCg GTAGTATTCCAATGGTGGGGGAAGTTATGCGTTCAGCTAGAGGAGCAACCGATGTATTTTCAGGGGCCACGCACCACGTGAATAACGCT TTGAGGAAGCTGGGAGCTAGGAACATTAAAGCAG GCATCGCAGTGAAACCAAGTGCAATACACAAACTGCAAGCTTCTATTATG GAAACTGCATCCAACGTAATGACTAAACTTGGAAGAACGAGTGAAACCACCTCAAGTCAAACTGAAGACGAAGACCAGGTGTCTCGATCTGTAACCGGTCACAAGAAACATGTGGACACAGATACATCTTCCAAGAAAAAGGCTTCCTCTACTGATTCAAGAACGTTTGGTACTCGAACTGAGAAAGTGATTAACAGTTTTCTCGACAACCCGATTCTGAAACAACAGGACACAACTGCTGAAGAACGACAG GTCACACAACTAGAATCAGAGAGCTTAATGCTTCAAATG GTGCTGAAACATCAGAAACTCATTGATGAAGTAATGGAAGAGAACGAAAAGCTTCGAAGGATAATCATAGAAGATCTCAAAGTTTCACCCGAAAAACTCAAATTAGTTTCTCCTTACAATGACGAAACACCACCATGCAAAGATTGCTTTGAGTGTCgtagaaaacagagaagaaatagaagaagaaagctgtAA
- the LOC104723334 gene encoding GATA transcription factor 26 isoform X3 — MKSISLSFKNKETKMLKRKAIQDNNIVIKRPALEFNYGLKKAVIEEDASNRSSSGSAVSNSESCAQFSSADGSELTGPSQSNAWDTTVPCKRRTCVGRPKSSSVEKLTKDLYNILQEQQSSCLSVSSEEDLLFENEMSMVSVEIGHGSILMKNPHSFAREEESESSSLSSIENKSSISEAYSHSVKRVEIGAERGSYYGGQAIKQEQFRRTKSQTERVHVLGSHGSPLCSIDLKDVFNFDEFIKQFTEEEQKKLMKLLPQIDSDNLPDSLRMMFESAQFKDNFSLFQQLIADGVFDMSSSSGAKPEDIRTFKKLALTDLNKSTLVESYYLLKERVKETGNCVATTSKSSNPNVHKNIVTIKRRCEDQTQLKSESRGLMRSPKRVIKMKASHESKVLTENNVSCFNPRSLASVFAQEGGGSAVFGYEGNCSSDQDLLLLDLPSNGSFPQAELLHQI, encoded by the exons ATGAAGAGCATTTCTTTAAGCTTTAAGAACAAAGAGACAAAGATGCTCAAGCGGAAAGCAATTCAAGATAACAACATCGTTATTAAAAGACCTGCCTTGGAATTCAATTATGGTTTGAAGAAGGCTGTGATAGAGGAGGATGCTAGTAATAGATCGAGTTCTGGTTCGGCTGTATCTAACTCTGAGAGCTGTGCACAGTTTAGCAGTGCAGATGGGAGTGAGTTAACAG gtcCATCTCAATCTAATGCGTGGGACACAACTGTTCCTTGTAAGAGGAGGACGTGTGTGGGCCGTCCAAAGTCCTCTTCTGTTGAAAAGCTGACAAAGGACCTTTACAATATTCTACAAGAGCAGCAATCGTCGTGTCTCTCAGTTTCATCAGAGGAAGATCTTCTTTTTGAGAATGAAATGTCAATGGTCTCTGTTGAGATTGGACATGGGAGTATTCTGATGAAGAATCCCCACTCGTTTGCTCGAGAAGAGGAGTCTGAATCCAGCTCACTCTCTTCTATTGAGAACAAGTCTTCCATCAGTGAAGCATACTCACATTCCGTGAAGCGTGTTGAGATTGGAGCAGAGAGAGGTTCATATTATGGTGGACAAGCAATAAAGCAAGAACAATTCAGGAG AACCAAGTCTCAAACTGAAAGAGTGCATGTCCTGGGGAGCCATGGTTCACCACTTTGTAGCATAGATTTGAAG gatgttttcaactttgatgAGTTCATCAAACAATTcacagaggaagaacaaaagaaactgATGAAATTGCTTCCTCAGATTGACTCTGATAACCTTCCTGATAG CCTCAGAATGATGTTTGAAAGTGCTCAGTTCAAGGACAACTTCTCTTTGTTTCAACAGCTCATTGCTGATGGTGTCTTTGatatgtcttcttcctctgggGCAAAACCTGAAGACATCAGGACTTTTAAAAAGCTTGCTTTGACTGATTTGAACAAATCTACTTTGGTGGAAAGCTATTACCTCCTCAAG GAACGAGTAAAAGAGACCGGGAATTGTGTTGCTACAACTTCAAAAAGCTCAAACCCAAATGTACATAAGAATATTGTAACCATTAAGAGGCGATGTGAAGACCAAACCCAATTAAAGTCAG AGTCAAGGGGGCTAATGAGGAGCCCCAAAAGGGTTATAAAGATGAAAGCAAGCCATGAAAGCAAAGTTTTGACAGAGAACAATGTCTCATGCTTCAACCCAAGAAGCTTGGCTTCTGTGTTTGCACAAGAAGGTGGTGGCTCTGCAGTGTTTGGCTATGAAGGTAATTGCAGTTCCGATCAAGATCTCCTTCTTCTGGACTTGCCATCAAACGGTTCTTTTCCTCAAGCAGAGCTGCTTCACCAAATTTAA
- the LOC104723334 gene encoding GATA transcription factor 26 isoform X2 — MNIFNFFFFFLDTPLWRNGPPEKPVLCNACGSRWRTKGTLVNYTPLHSRADGDESDDHHRFQRMKSISLSFKNKETKMLKRKAIQDNNIVIKRPALEFNYGLKKAVIEEDASNRSSSGSAVSNSESCAQFSSADGSELTGPSQSNAWDTTVPCKRRTCVGRPKSSSVEKLTKDLYNILQEQQSSCLSVSSEEDLLFENEMSMVSVEIGHGSILMKNPHSFAREEESESSSLSSIENKSSISEAYSHSVKRVEIGAERGSYYGGQAIKQEQFRRTKSQTERVHVLGSHGSPLCSIDLKDVFNFDEFIKQFTEEEQKKLMKLLPQIDSDNLPDSLRMMFESAQFKDNFSLFQQLIADGVFDMSSSSGAKPEDIRTFKKLALTDLNKSTLVESYYLLKERVKETGNCVATTSKSSNPNVHKNIVTIKRRCEDQTQLKSESRGLMRSPKRVIKMKASHESKVLTENNVSCFNPRSLASVFAQEGGGSAVFGYEGNCSSDQDLLLLDLPSNGSFPQAELLHQI, encoded by the exons ATGAAtatattcaactttttttttttttttctgg ACACACCTCTGTGGCGAAACGGGCCACCCGAGAAGCCGGTATTGTGCAATGCTTGTGGATCGCGTTGGAGAACAAAGGGAACACTTGTGAACTATACACCTCTTCATTCTCGTGCTGATGGTGACGAGAGTGATGATCACCACAGGTTTCAAAGAATGAAGAGCATTTCTTTAAGCTTTAAGAACAAAGAGACAAAGATGCTCAAGCGGAAAGCAATTCAAGATAACAACATCGTTATTAAAAGACCTGCCTTGGAATTCAATTATGGTTTGAAGAAGGCTGTGATAGAGGAGGATGCTAGTAATAGATCGAGTTCTGGTTCGGCTGTATCTAACTCTGAGAGCTGTGCACAGTTTAGCAGTGCAGATGGGAGTGAGTTAACAG gtcCATCTCAATCTAATGCGTGGGACACAACTGTTCCTTGTAAGAGGAGGACGTGTGTGGGCCGTCCAAAGTCCTCTTCTGTTGAAAAGCTGACAAAGGACCTTTACAATATTCTACAAGAGCAGCAATCGTCGTGTCTCTCAGTTTCATCAGAGGAAGATCTTCTTTTTGAGAATGAAATGTCAATGGTCTCTGTTGAGATTGGACATGGGAGTATTCTGATGAAGAATCCCCACTCGTTTGCTCGAGAAGAGGAGTCTGAATCCAGCTCACTCTCTTCTATTGAGAACAAGTCTTCCATCAGTGAAGCATACTCACATTCCGTGAAGCGTGTTGAGATTGGAGCAGAGAGAGGTTCATATTATGGTGGACAAGCAATAAAGCAAGAACAATTCAGGAG AACCAAGTCTCAAACTGAAAGAGTGCATGTCCTGGGGAGCCATGGTTCACCACTTTGTAGCATAGATTTGAAG gatgttttcaactttgatgAGTTCATCAAACAATTcacagaggaagaacaaaagaaactgATGAAATTGCTTCCTCAGATTGACTCTGATAACCTTCCTGATAG CCTCAGAATGATGTTTGAAAGTGCTCAGTTCAAGGACAACTTCTCTTTGTTTCAACAGCTCATTGCTGATGGTGTCTTTGatatgtcttcttcctctgggGCAAAACCTGAAGACATCAGGACTTTTAAAAAGCTTGCTTTGACTGATTTGAACAAATCTACTTTGGTGGAAAGCTATTACCTCCTCAAG GAACGAGTAAAAGAGACCGGGAATTGTGTTGCTACAACTTCAAAAAGCTCAAACCCAAATGTACATAAGAATATTGTAACCATTAAGAGGCGATGTGAAGACCAAACCCAATTAAAGTCAG AGTCAAGGGGGCTAATGAGGAGCCCCAAAAGGGTTATAAAGATGAAAGCAAGCCATGAAAGCAAAGTTTTGACAGAGAACAATGTCTCATGCTTCAACCCAAGAAGCTTGGCTTCTGTGTTTGCACAAGAAGGTGGTGGCTCTGCAGTGTTTGGCTATGAAGGTAATTGCAGTTCCGATCAAGATCTCCTTCTTCTGGACTTGCCATCAAACGGTTCTTTTCCTCAAGCAGAGCTGCTTCACCAAATTTAA
- the LOC104727958 gene encoding putative glycerol-3-phosphate transporter 4, whose protein sequence is YAILLITFIAYACYHASRKPSSIVKSVLHPDSKTRPPQEHDKLFPWPVGKVFVKREIDVDEVLLHRKSGKGWEPFNGKDGTSRLGEIDVAFLACYSIGMYVAGHLGDSLDLRLFLTWGMIGSGFFVGLFGMGYFWNIHAFWFFLVMQMAAGLFQATGWPSVVAVVGNWFGNRKRGLIMGIWNAHTSVGNICGSLIAAGVLQYGWGWSFIAPGFVMSLGGVLVYLFLAAYPEDVGFPDINSNSGKFIKRKRSVEEEEEEVDEGLEADVEGEGGGSSGSGYENKRSVGLLQACMIPGVIPFALCLFFSKLVAYTFLYWLPFYLSQTPIGGEYVSVKTAGNLSTLFDVGGIAGGILCGYISDKFRARATTAAAFMYAAIPAMLVYHSYGGVSPTVNILLMMVAGLFVNGPYALITTAVSADLGTHKSLQGDSRALATVTAIIDGTGSAGAALGPLLTGFLSTLGWQAVFYMLVVGALCAGLLLTRLVIAEIREKLGYVDEVPASEPLLNERR, encoded by the exons TACGCGATTCTGTTGATTACCTTCATCGCGTATGCTTGTTACCACGCTTCTCGTAAACCAAGCAGCATAGTGAAAAGCGTTTTACACCCCGACTCCAAAACTAGGCCACCTCAAGAACACGACAAGCTGTTTCCATGGCCTGTGGGTAAAGTCTTtgtgaagagagagattgatgtAGATGAGGTTCTGTTGCATCGCAAGTCTGGTAAAGGGTGGGAGCCGTTTAATGGGAAGGATGGGACGTCTAGGTTGGGAGAGATTGATGTGGCGTTTCTTGCTTGTTACTCTATTGGAATGTATGTTGCTGGACATTTGGGTGATAGTTTGGATCTCAGATTGTTTCTGACTTGGGGAATGATTGGGAGTGGGTTTTTTGTTGGCTTGTTTGGTATGGGTTATTTCTGGAACATTCATgcgttttggttttttttggttatgcaaATGGCGGCTGGGTTGTTTCAGGCTACTGGATGGCCTTCGGTTGTGGCTGTGGTTGGGAATTGGTTTGGGAATAGGAAGAGAGGGCTTATAATGGGGATTTGGAATGCTCATACCTCTGTTGGGAACATTTGTGGTTCTTTGATTGCTGCTGGTGTTCTTCAGTATGGTTGGGGATGGTCTTTTATAGCTCCTGGTTTTGTTATGTCTTTAGGAGGAGTTCTTGTTTACTTGTTCTTGGCTGCCTATCCTGAGGATGTTGGGTTTCCGGATATCAATTCTAATTCCGGTAAGTTCATTAAGAGGAAGCGAagcgttgaagaagaagaagaagaagtagatgaaGGTTTAGAGGCAGATGTTGAAGGTGAAGGGGGAGGATCATCAGGGTCAGGGTATGAGAATAAAAGAAGTGTTGGGCTTTTGCAAGCTTGTATGATTCCTGGTGTTATACCGTTTGCATTGTGTCTCTTCTTCTCAAAGTTGGTTGCGTACACGTTCTTGTACTGGTTACCGTTTTATCTAAGCCAAACAC CTATTGGTGGGGAGTACGTGTCTGTAAAAACAGCAGGAAATCTCTCCACATTATTTGATGTTGGAGGCATCGCAGGAGGGATTCTTTGTGGTTACATTTCAGACAAATTTAGAGCAAGAGCTACAACTGCAGCAGCATTCATGTACGCTGCGATTCCAGCAATGCTTGTGTACCATTCCTACGGAGGTGTCTCTCCGACAGTCAACATCCTCCTCATGATGGTTGCTGGTTTGTTTGTCAATGGTCCTTATGCACTCATCACAACCGCAGTCTCAGCGGATCTTGGAACGCACAAGTCTTTACAAGGTGATTCAAGGGCGCTTGCGACTGTGACTGCGATTATTGATGGGACTGGATCTGCTGGTGCGGCTTTAGGTCCACTTTTGACAGGGTTTCTTTCGACTTTGGGTTGGCAAGCTGTGTTCTATATGTTGGTCGTTGGTGCTCTTTGTGCTGGTTTGCTTTTGACCCGTCTGGTTATTGCTGAAATTAGGGAGAAACTTGGATATGTTGATGAAG ttCCTGCGTCTGAACCACTGTTAAACGAGAGAAGATGA
- the LOC104723333 gene encoding bax inhibitor 1, which yields MESFSSFFDPQNRRSWSYDSLKNLRQISPAVQNHLTRVYLTLCCALVASAFGAYLHMLWNIGGLLTTFGCFGSMMWLLSTPPYQQSSKRLSLLFVSAVLQGASVGPLIKLAIDVDPSILITAFVGTAVAFVCFSVAAMLARRREYLYLGAMLSSGLSILMWLQFASMIFGGSASFFKFELYFGLLIFVGYMVVDTQEIIEKAHLGDMDYVKHSLTLFTDFVAVFVRILIIMLKNSADKEEEKKRKRRN from the exons ATGGAGTCGTTCTCGTCCTTCTTTGACCCTCAGAACCGTAGGAGTTGGAGCTATGATTCTCTCAAGAACCTCCGTCAGATCTCTCCGGCCGTTCAGAATCATCTTACGCGG GTTTATCTGACGTTATGCTGTGCTCTGGTTGCATCTGCATTTGGAGCTTACCTCCATATGCTATGGAATATTGGTGGGCTTCTTACCACTTTCGGATGCTTTGGGAGCATGATGTGGTTGCTTTCCACTCCTCCGTATCAGCAATCAT CAAAGAGGCTTTCCCTTCTGTTCGTTTCTGCTGTTCTTCAAGGTGCTTCAGTAGGTCCTTTGATCAAATTAGCCATTGATGTTGACCCAAG CATCCTGATCACTGCATTTGTGGGAACAGCAGTGGCGTTTGTGTGTTTCTCGGTTGCAGCAATGTTGGCAAGGCGTAGAGAGTACCTTTACCTTGGAGCTATGCTTTCTTCTGGTCTGTCCATCCTTATGTGGCTGCAGTTTGCTTCTATGATCTTTGGAGGCTCTGCATCTTTCTTTAAGTTTGAG CTATATTTTGGACTCTTGATCTTTGTTGGATACATGGTGGTGGACACACAGGAGATAATAGAGAAAGCACACCTTGGTGACATGGACTATGTGAAACATTCTCTGACCCTTTTCACTGATTTTGTTGCTGTCTTTGTTCGAATTCTCATCATCATG tTGAAGAACTCTGCagataaggaagaagagaagaagaggaaaagaagaaactaa
- the LOC104723335 gene encoding 50S ribosomal protein L19-1, chloroplastic-like — protein MATSFNRLPQALHMIARNPTQSSKKLGFSTFLSCAPSMDSSFSRLSLNHSGSKFGFSLDTRVRKEFIVRAEDNAEAEPEEAAVDGIVDTEGNVEEVVEVGEAKPMRKPRIKLGDVMGILNKKAIEVSEKVRPVPEIRTGDIVDIKLEVPENRRRLSIYKGIVMSRQNAGIHTTIRIRRIIAGIGVEIVFPIYSPNIKEIKVMSHRKVRRARLYYLRDKLPRLSTFK, from the exons ATGGCGACGAGCTTTAATCGTCTTCCTCAG GCATTGCATATGATAGCGAGAAACCCTACGCAATCATcgaagaaattagggttttctacGTTTCTATCATGCGCACCATCAATGGATTCTTCGTTTTCTAGGCTTTCTCTGAATCATTCCGGTTCGAAATTTGGGTTCTCTCTCGATACTAGGGTGAGAAAGGAGTTTATCGTTAGAGCTGAAGATAACGCTGAAGCTGAACCTGAAGAAGCTGCTGTTGATGGAATTGTTGATACGGAAGGGAATGTAGAAGAGGTGGTCGAAGTTGGTGAAGCTAAACCTATGAGAAAACCTAGGATCAAGCTCGGAGACGTCATGGGG ATTCTGAACAAGAAAGCAATTGAGGTTTCAGAGAAAGTGAGGCCTGTTCCAGAAATCAGGACAGGAGATATTGTAGATATCAAATTG GAAGTTCCTGAGAACAGACGTAGGCTATCTATCTACAAAGGCATAGTGATGTCGAGACAAAACGCTGGCATACACACTACCATTCGTATTCGGAGAATCATAGCGGGTATCGGTGTTGAAATCGTTTTTCCcat ATACTCTCCCAACATCAAAGAGATAAAAGTGATGAGTCACAGAAAAGTGAGAAGAGCAAGGCTTTACTATCTGAGGGACAAGCTTCCTCGTTTGTCCACTTTCAAGTGA